A single genomic interval of Melitaea cinxia chromosome 18, ilMelCinx1.1, whole genome shotgun sequence harbors:
- the LOC123662338 gene encoding ras-related protein Rab-1A gives MNPEYDYLFKLLLIGDSGVGKSCLLLRFADDTYTESYISTIGVDFKIRTLDLDGKTIKLQIWDTAGQERFRTITSSYYRGAHGIIIVYDCTDQDSFSNVKQWLEEIDRYACDNVNKLLVGNKCDLTTKKVVDYTTAKQYAEQLGIPFLETSAKNSTNVEQAFMTMAAEIKARVGPPSAGAPPGAAVKIDQGRPIDTGKSSCC, from the exons ATGAATCCAGAATA CGACTACCTGTTCAAATTACTCTTGATTGGTGACTCTGGTGTTGGCAAATCCTGTCTCCTACTCAGATTCGCAGATGATACGTACACGGAAAGTTATATTAGTACTATCGGAGTGGACTTCAAAATAAGGACTTTAGATTTAGATGGAAAGACAATAAAGTTACAAATATGGGACACAGCAGGCCAAGAACGGTTTAGAACAATCACTTCATCATACTACAGAGGAGCACACGGCATCATTATTGTTTATGACTGCACAGACCAG GACTCATTCAGCAACGTGAAGCAGTGGTTAGAGGAGATCGATCGCTACGCATGCGACAATGTTAACAAGTTGCTCGTCGGCAATAAGTGTGATCTGACCACAAAGAAAGTTGTCGACTACACCACGGCTAAG CAATACGCGGAGCAGCTCGGCATACCGTTCCTCGAGACGTCGGCGAAGAACTCGACCAACGTGGAGCAGGCGTTCATGACGATGGCGGCGGAGATCAAGGCGCGCGTGGGCCCGCCGTCGGCCGGCGCGCCGCCCGGCGCCGCCGTCAAGATCGACCAGGGCCGCCCCATCGACACCGGCAAGTCCTCCTGCTGCTGA
- the LOC123662119 gene encoding uncharacterized protein LOC123662119 yields the protein MYLRRVLFCWILLNFFINVSFTLFLPSSETGLNAVKKAPRWNIPWLGMGLWCNGCPPAACEDDEAIIHGYCCGCAYGLDQLPVQCPDFLQCPLNLHGLCHDYEYMMRCCC from the exons ATGTATTTACGAAGGGTATTATTTTGTTGGATACTcttaaattttttcataaatgtATCGTTCACGCTGTTTTTACCCTCATCGGAAACTGGCTTGAACGCAGTGAAAAAAGCGCCGAGAt GGAATATTCCATGGCTCGGAATGGGATTATGGTGTAACGGTTGTCCACCGGCAGCTTGCGAAGATGATGAAGCGATAATCCACGGCTACTGCTGCGGTTGTGCTTATGGATTag ACCAATTACCTGTTCAGTGTCCCGATTTTCTTCAGTGTCCTCTCAACTTGCACGGGCTTTGTCATGACTACGAGTATATGATGAGGTGCTGTTGTTAA